One Deltaproteobacteria bacterium genomic window carries:
- a CDS encoding type II toxin-antitoxin system prevent-host-death family antitoxin, with protein MFVASTELKRNLGKFLKLAEKQEMIIIKRGKPIAKLVPIKERETPITNTLFGAIKKAEVDLKKERAERLKKYESAH; from the coding sequence ATGTTCGTGGCGTCCACCGAACTCAAAAGAAATCTTGGTAAATTTTTAAAGCTTGCAGAAAAACAAGAAATGATAATTATTAAAAGAGGGAAACCTATTGCCAAGCTTGTTCCCATAAAAGAAAGAGAAACACCCATTACCAACACTCTGTTTGGAGCGATTAAAAAGGCAGAAGTTGATCTAAAAAAGGAAAGAGCAGAAAGACTGAAAAAATATGAAAGTGCTCATTGA